In the Malus domestica chromosome 16, GDT2T_hap1 genome, one interval contains:
- the LOC103422484 gene encoding rapid alkalinization factor-like: MANSSAIIFSLAFVAALIISVDAGGDHGVSWVPVRPRREGSVAECMDDRDDEFGMDSEISRRILATSRNISYEALQRNTVPCSQRGASSNNCKPGAQNQSNPYNRGCSANARCRS; the protein is encoded by the coding sequence ATGGCCAATTCCTCAGCGATTATCTTTTCCTTGGCCTTCGTGGCCGCTCTGATCATCTCCGTTGATGCAGGCGGCGATCATGGGGTGAGCTGGGTTCCAGTGAGACCTCGCCGCGAGGGTTCTGTAGCAGAGTGTATGGATGATCGTGATGATGAATTTGGCATGGACTCGGAGATTAGCAGGCGCATCTTGGCCACCTCACGAAACATAAGCTATGAAGCTCTGCAGAGAAACACTGTGCCTTGCTCTCAGAGAGGTGCTTCCTCCAACAACTGCAAGCCGGGTGCTCAGAATCAGAGTAATCCCTACAACCGTGGATGCAGTGCTAATGCTCGTTGCCGGAGTTGA
- the LOC103422524 gene encoding MLP-like protein 329 has product MAVSGAGACKLTVEAEVEIKANADKLYKVISNQHHDVPKAASDKIHDVAVHEGDWETSGSVKLWKYTLDGNVETFKEKVEIDEVNKWVSLTALEGSHVLDNYKSYKIIFQVTPKSEGGFVKITLEYEKLNENDPPPQKYLSFMVNVIKDIDAHLLKE; this is encoded by the exons atggcagTGAGTGGAGCTGGTGCTTGCAAGCTGACTGTGGAGGCTGAGGTAGAGATCAAAGCCAACGCTGATAAGTTGTACAAAGTCATCAGCAACCAGCACCACGACGTCCCCAAAGCAGCCTCTGATAAAATACACGATGTTGCAGTACATGAAGGTGACTGGGAAACTTCTGGCTCTGTCAAGCTCTGGAAATACACCCTAG ATGGAAATGTCGAGACATTCAAGGAAAAGGTGGAAATAGATGAAGTAAACAAGTGGGTGAGTCTTACAGCTCTGGAAGGATCACATGTGCTGGACAATTACAAAAGCTACAAGATCATTTTCCAGGTCACTCCAAAGAGTGAAGGAGGTTTTGTGAAAATTACTTTAGAATATGAAAAACTCAACGAGAACGATCCGCCTCCACAGAAGTACCTCAGCTTTATGGTCAATGTCATTAAAGATATTGATGCACATCTTCTCAAGGAATAA